ACCGGCCCGGCCCCGTTGCTGACCGTGACGTCATAACTGCCAGCATCGCTGCCCTGCACATTGTCGAGTGTGAGCACTGAAGTCGTCGCGCCGGCGATGTTGTTGCCATTTTTGTGCCACTGGTAGCCGGTCACGGTGTTGGCCGTCGCAACGGAGAAGGTTGCGGCGCCTCCCGCGGCAACCGTCTGGCTTGCCGGCTGCGTCGTGATAGCCGGCAGGTCGAAATACTCGACCTTCACATTGTCAATCCAGGACTCGCCAGCAGTCGAACCGCCCGCCACCGAGCCGATGGCCGCCGTATCCAAGCTGCTGGGCGTCGCGCCCGTCATCGTCCGGGAGAGGATGTCATCCACGTAGAAGTCAACGGTTGTCCCGTCGGCGCGGCGCTCGATGACGAACTTGTGCCAACCGGTTGAGCGGCTCGGCGCGCCGGCCCCGTTCAAGTTGAACCATAAGAATTTAGCAGGGTAAGCGTCGAGGCAGATCCGGCCTTGATACTTGGAACCGTCGTAAGTCTCGCCCGGCAAGTCAACCCCATTGTACTTGCCGGCGCAGAATAGCTGGATCAACCCGCCATTGAAGGCACTTCCTCCGCTATAGCCGCGCACGTCCACAAAAGACCGGGTTTGGGTGCCGTCATAAACATAAGCAGTAATCCGCAAGCGGCCATTTACTCTGACTCCCAGACTGCGGTACATGCGGTCGGTGGAAATCGCCACATGGGCGCTATGGCCTGCGCTCATGTATTGCGCAGTCGAGATGGTTAAGGCAGTACCCGGGCTGGGAAATGTTACCCAGTTGAAGAGCGGGTCCGCGGATTCGAAATCTTCGTAGAAGGCAATCACCGCGTTCACGGACAACGCGGCGCTTACGCTGGTGATCGTACCACGGGAGTCGGTGACGGCGACTGAGTAGTTGCCCACCTCGGTCTGTTGCGCGCTGCTGACGGTCAGTGTGGTCGAGGTAGCCCCGGAGATCTTCCCTCCGTTACTCAGATTCACGCCATCCTTGCGCCACTGGTAAGTGAGCGTGCCGGTGCCGGTGGCCGCGATGGTGAATTGCACCGTCGTGCCCGGGTTGACCGTCTGGCTGGCCGGCTGGGTCGTAATGTTTGGGCCGGCACTGATCACGCTGATGGTCGTGCTGAAGGTTTGCCCGAACCATTCCACGCCGTCCTGCACCATTCTCCAGGCAAAGGTATAGGTTCCGGGGGTTGTAGGCGCGGTCGCGTTGAGGGTGAACGTTGCGTTCGCCCCCGGATTGATTGGTGAGGAAGGCAAGGCGACCCGGCTAAAGCCCCAGATCGTGTTATCCTGCGGACTTTGCGAGCCCAGGTTGTGGGGTGTGCCACCTCCACTGGCCCACGGCTTGCTCCCGTTGTTGTTCATGGTGATCGTGGCGGTAAAGGCCTGCCCGGCGACCACCGTCGGCGGCACACTGCTGCCGGCGACGGCGGCGTTGTTAACCTCGCCGATAATCAGCGCCATGTAGTGCGTCCAATTCCAGTACGGGCCCGGATCGGTGTGGGAATTGCAGTGAGCGTCAATGCCTAGATTTGCTTCCGCCCAGGCCGCCCAGGCGGCATTGGACTTCTCCCCGTGGCCCACAATGTGGTTCCGGTCCTTGGCAATCCCGAACTTGTCGCAGAAATGGCGGTACAGCAGCGCGGAGGCTTGATACATCTGCTCGGTATACCAAGCCGGGTTGCTCACAAACCCCTCGTGCTCGACTCCTAGCGAATAGCGGTTCCAACATGTGGCGTGCCAGGCATAGTAGGCCTCGGAAACCAGTTGGGAAATTTCTCCCGGTGCGGCATCGCCTGCGTAATCCGTCAAGCCGTTCACGGTGTAGTGGCAACTCACCGAAATATCGCAGCGGCGGATGTACGACGTGCCCGTCAGGTAGTATCCCTCCATGTCATGCACGACGCAGAACTTATGGCCATAGCCGGTGGTGTACCACTTGGTGCAACCGGTGATCATACGATCCACCGCCGGACCGTAATCCGCACTGGCCCAAGCCGCGGACGCGCCCATGAGGGAGAGAGAGCTAATGTTTAGCAGTTTCTTGGAGTTCATAAGCTATGAAGATTTGCCGGCGCTGTCTCATTGGCGCTAAGCGGTCATTACTGCGACACAGCATACACAGCCCTGCCTTGCATGACCAGCAATATCTTGCGGCCCGTCGAGCTTCTTGCGTGGAAACCCCTTGACCCTTTGTCCCTCCTTCCCTCTAATCCGCATTGTCTATGCAACCTCTCACGCGCATTCCACAGCTTCTCTGCCTGCTTCTTGCCACTTTGACCCTCACCACCGGCTGTGCTCAGAACATTAACCTTCCCACCCCTCAGAAAACTGGTGGCATGCCCCTCATGGACGCCTTGGCCAGGCGCTCCTCAGCCAGGGAATTCGGCCCGAAGGACCTTTCACCTCAGCAGCTCTCCACCTTGCTTTGGGCCTGCTTCGGCACCAACCGCGTCGACGGTAAACGCACCGCTCCGTCGGCCAAGAACAACCAGGAAACTGACATCTACGTGATTCTCAAGCAGGGGGGCTACGTTTATGATGCCATAGCCAACAAGCTCAACCTCGTGGTGGAAGAGGATCTCCGAAGGCTGGCCGGCACCCAGGATTACACCACCAACGCGCCCGTGACCCTCGTCTTTGTCGCCGACTTGGCGAAGAAGGGTAAAG
The Candidatus Paceibacterota bacterium DNA segment above includes these coding regions:
- a CDS encoding immunoglobulin domain-containing protein, encoding MNSKKLLNISSLSLMGASAAWASADYGPAVDRMITGCTKWYTTGYGHKFCVVHDMEGYYLTGTSYIRRCDISVSCHYTVNGLTDYAGDAAPGEISQLVSEAYYAWHATCWNRYSLGVEHEGFVSNPAWYTEQMYQASALLYRHFCDKFGIAKDRNHIVGHGEKSNAAWAAWAEANLGIDAHCNSHTDPGPYWNWTHYMALIIGEVNNAAVAGSSVPPTVVAGQAFTATITMNNNGSKPWASGGGTPHNLGSQSPQDNTIWGFSRVALPSSPINPGANATFTLNATAPTTPGTYTFAWRMVQDGVEWFGQTFSTTISVISAGPNITTQPASQTVNPGTTVQFTIAATGTGTLTYQWRKDGVNLSNGGKISGATSTTLTVSSAQQTEVGNYSVAVTDSRGTITSVSAALSVNAVIAFYEDFESADPLFNWVTFPSPGTALTISTAQYMSAGHSAHVAISTDRMYRSLGVRVNGRLRITAYVYDGTQTRSFVDVRGYSGGSAFNGGLIQLFCAGKYNGVDLPGETYDGSKYQGRICLDAYPAKFLWFNLNGAGAPSRSTGWHKFVIERRADGTTVDFYVDDILSRTMTGATPSSLDTAAIGSVAGGSTAGESWIDNVKVEYFDLPAITTQPASQTVAAGGAATFSVATANTVTGYQWHKNGNNIAGATTSVLTLDNVQGSDAGSYDVTVSNGAGPVISSVALLSVSPTITVQPANSTNLPLSTASFTVVAGGQGPLSFQWRRDGTNLIDGGNIQGAMNSTLSVQSVTPQDAGSYSVVVSNPAGSATSADALLVPVLLPTITTSPVGQAVAAGTDVTFTADAVGTPPLFYQWTLNGEDIAGATGTSCTRINVQSGDAGNYSVVVSNSAGTVASGGAALTVNTGPVLLPITDQTVTAGQTVSFTAQANDIDTDQALTFSLGPGAPAAAEIVSTNGAFSWVTTAADAGTTNQITVRVNDSGNPSLSDTTTFTAIVLPAPISISLVVCNQDLAIGWNCISGQTYRLEFKDDLSVAEWSNLPPDVLATGPDASVTDPMTNAQRFYRVRLLP
- a CDS encoding nitroreductase family protein; the encoded protein is MPLMDALARRSSAREFGPKDLSPQQLSTLLWACFGTNRVDGKRTAPSAKNNQETDIYVILKQGGYVYDAIANKLNLVVEEDLRRLAGTQDYTTNAPVTLVFVADLAKKGKATPEEKRNYAYVDVGYISQNAYLYCASGGLATVARASVDRKGLAAKLRLRPDQLIVLAQSVGYPNP